In Haliscomenobacter hydrossis DSM 1100, the DNA window TCCTGAAGCAACCCTCTCTTCTCCAACTTCCCACTCGTTCCTCCAATCTCCGTGCCACCTCTTTCAGCAAGCGAGCAAAGAAGAAAGAAATGCTTATCTTGAGAATCGTTTTAAACAACAAAAAGATGAAAACTGAGCAAGCCTTGGCAATGATCAAGAATGGGGAAAGTTTGAAAGGCGTTGTACTTGAAGACCTAGATGCTGTTCAGGTGAGTGCTCGTGACGCTTTATCCCTGGCACGTTCCGGCATTGTTATACCAGAACAAAATGTTTTTTATGATGATGCCGACATTGCATATGACGAAGAGATTGATGAGGTAGAATGGTCAAATGAAAACCTCAACCTATCCTGGGAAGAAAAAGCCAAATTATTCAGCCAAAACAAGTACAAACCCATTACCCTAGAAATAACTACCAACGATTTGGAGGTAGATACCTGGTTGCGTGAGAATCAGGAAAGATTAAGTGAAGTAATCAAGCCCATTGTCAAAAGTTTATTTGAAGCGGAGAAGATGATTAAAGTGAAATAGTAAGGACTTGATACCTCACTCCACATCCAACGCATCAATCTGCGCCTTATAATCCCCCGGCAGCAAAATACTTTTCAACAACCAGTCCATTTTCATCAATCTACTGATTTTATAAACCGGCACGACTGGAGTCAGCAGTGAAAAATCGCTAAAATGCAATAGCGCTTTCACTCGATCGGGAACCACCAGTTTTTGCCCTTCGATCAAAACTCGAAACCGCATAGCCCCCAGGTGTTTTTTATACTGTTGAAAAAGGTCGATGGTGAGGGTGCTTTGTTCCAGGTCTGCGGCTAAATGTGCTGCTCTTACGGGTAGCCATTCCGCATAGGTACTGGGCAGTTCTTTTAAACCCATCCGTTCGCCTAAGCGAAAAAAAACGTCATAGACATCCTCTTTTTCGGCCTCACTTAACTTTCGTTCCAGCAGCTCATAAGCGGCAATCGAATAATAAATGAGCATAAACAGCACATCGCGATAAGCCCAGTCGGGGATTTGTGCGCCCCGTTTTTTTTCCACAACCTCGTGGATTTGCCGCATCGAGTCAATGGCAGCATGGGCTCCCTCCAAAGGAGCAAAAACGATTCTCCTGGCGTATTGAACGGTAGAAAACAGCCTGCCTAAAGGGTCGGAAGGCAGCCTGCCCGTAAAGTACAGCCAATCCACCGCCTTATTCAAGGCAAATTCAGCAGCAGCACCCGCAAAGATGAAGAGGATGGTGTCGCTTTTGCCCCAAATTTGCCTGACGACAGAATTTTTTTCAACAAAGTACTGCATACATTTTCACCGTTAGTTGTTCAATCACGAACAGGTTTAGACTTAAATTTTAGCCTGAAACCCAGCAATCAAGTGTTGATACGCTTCAATAGCCTGTTGTAACTTGGCATCATCCCACTGCAATTCCAGGCCCAAAAGTTGACAAACCATCGGCGTTGCCTGGATGGTGGCTTGCCAATCCAGCATTTCCAGGCGCAGGCGACGAGCCAGTACATCACGTGGTTTAACCGCCATTTCTTCTCGGATTTGGTAAATCACCTCGGCTTGAATGAAAGGGTAGTCGGGGTGCAGGCGAGTACGCCAGGTGTTATTTTCATCCAGTAAGGCCAGAATAGTGTGGGCTCGGCTGCCGTATTTTTGCGACAAATGTTCACAAGTACTGGCATCTAATCCCGTTTGGGCTGGCCAGGTTTTCCAGGCCTCGGCCTGGTAGTCTTCTGCACCGGAAAGCAATTGCTCGGCTGTAAGACATGGACGTTCGGCATCGTCCAGGTGCTTGCAAGCTTCATCAATGGCATCTGCGGCCATGAGGCGGTAGGTGGTCCATTTTCCTCCCAACAAACTGAGTAGTCCGGATTGTACATCCCATTCCACTTCGTGGTCGCGCACGAGGGCTTTGGTGGAGCGACCGGGGTCAGAGGCAATCAGCGGGCGCAGGCCCCCAAAGCCCGATTTTACCTGCTCTAATCCAATCGGTTGGGCGAGGTAACGATTCAGGTTTTCGATCAAAAATTCGGTTTCATCTTTTTCCAAACACGGTTCTTCATCTGAGGAGTAGGTTGTATCGGTTGTACCCAATAGCAATTTGTCTTCCCAAGGGATGGCAAAAATCACCCGTCCATCGGTGGTTTTGGGGATCAGTAAGGCCGTGTCGGTGCTGCCGAGGGTATGAAGGGGGAGGACGGCGTGTACTCCTTTGCTGGGAATGATGCGGAGATCCAGTTCTGGATTGGCCTGTTGGCGCACAAAATCGGCGTGAGCACCCGTACAGTTGATGAATAAACGCGCCTGGATGGAGAATTTTTCGCCACTCAATTCATCTTCGACCTGAGCCGCGAGGAGTTTACCCCGCTCGTCTTTTTCAAAACCCAACAAAGGCAAATGGTTGGCCATGATCGCACCTTTTTCGGCAGCGGTTTTGGCCAGGAGCATACAATACCGGGCATCGTCCAATTGACCATCGTAATACAATACGGCACTGTGCAGGTCGGGGTTGAGTCCGGTGGTGCGTTGCAGCACTTCTTTTTTGCTGATCCAACGACTTTTAGGCAGGGAATCACCTTTGGCAAAAGCGTCGTAAATGCGCAGGCCGATGGCGTAGTAACAGCCTTCTACCCAGGAATTACAGGGGGTAAGCAAGGCCAGGGGATGAGCCAAAAAGGGCGC includes these proteins:
- a CDS encoding oxygenase MpaB family protein; the encoded protein is MQYFVEKNSVVRQIWGKSDTILFIFAGAAAEFALNKAVDWLYFTGRLPSDPLGRLFSTVQYARRIVFAPLEGAHAAIDSMRQIHEVVEKKRGAQIPDWAYRDVLFMLIYYSIAAYELLERKLSEAEKEDVYDVFFRLGERMGLKELPSTYAEWLPVRAAHLAADLEQSTLTIDLFQQYKKHLGAMRFRVLIEGQKLVVPDRVKALLHFSDFSLLTPVVPVYKISRLMKMDWLLKSILLPGDYKAQIDALDVE
- a CDS encoding glycerol-3-phosphate dehydrogenase/oxidase; translation: MNRVQYLQKLQSEKFDICIIGGGASGAGCALDAALRGFKVALIEKDDFASATSSKSTKLIHGGVRYLEQAVNNFDLAQLKQVRHGLEERHIVIQNAPFLAHPLALLTPCNSWVEGCYYAIGLRIYDAFAKGDSLPKSRWISKKEVLQRTTGLNPDLHSAVLYYDGQLDDARYCMLLAKTAAEKGAIMANHLPLLGFEKDERGKLLAAQVEDELSGEKFSIQARLFINCTGAHADFVRQQANPELDLRIIPSKGVHAVLPLHTLGSTDTALLIPKTTDGRVIFAIPWEDKLLLGTTDTTYSSDEEPCLEKDETEFLIENLNRYLAQPIGLEQVKSGFGGLRPLIASDPGRSTKALVRDHEVEWDVQSGLLSLLGGKWTTYRLMAADAIDEACKHLDDAERPCLTAEQLLSGAEDYQAEAWKTWPAQTGLDASTCEHLSQKYGSRAHTILALLDENNTWRTRLHPDYPFIQAEVIYQIREEMAVKPRDVLARRLRLEMLDWQATIQATPMVCQLLGLELQWDDAKLQQAIEAYQHLIAGFQAKI